One segment of Actinomycetota bacterium DNA contains the following:
- a CDS encoding DMT family transporter — protein sequence MREPGVRRFWWVAALLGVTAAWGAAFPVVKCALERCSDIRGGLGLDSVDRPTEPLLFLSLRFAIAAVVVGAASIPMLRRLTRRQVIVGCGIGLALCAGYVFQTFGLERTTASNAGFLTGLYVVLTPLLGAVVLRKLPAGSTAAGAVIAFAGLLLIASPTGVRIGLGDGLVVVCAFCFAIHFLLLGRFAGSAPLAALVTLQLGVTAVVTGLLSVATERAPIPTESGIWVAILATAILATVFAFFIQTGAQRFIPPSRTAVILTMESPMAALFGFLMLNERLTARGWIGGGLIVAGMLVAELMAPAKEEV from the coding sequence GTGCGGGAGCCGGGCGTTCGAAGGTTCTGGTGGGTCGCGGCTCTGCTCGGCGTCACCGCAGCTTGGGGGGCCGCCTTCCCGGTCGTGAAGTGCGCCTTGGAGCGCTGTTCGGATATCCGCGGCGGGCTCGGTCTCGATTCGGTCGATCGGCCGACCGAGCCGCTCCTGTTCCTGTCGCTCCGATTCGCGATCGCGGCGGTCGTCGTGGGCGCTGCATCGATACCGATGCTTCGCCGTTTGACCCGCCGCCAGGTGATCGTGGGCTGCGGGATCGGCCTGGCTCTCTGCGCGGGATACGTCTTCCAGACGTTCGGCCTCGAGCGGACCACGGCTTCCAACGCCGGCTTCCTCACCGGGCTCTACGTCGTGCTGACCCCGCTCCTCGGCGCGGTGGTGCTCCGCAAGCTCCCCGCCGGGTCGACCGCGGCGGGAGCCGTGATCGCGTTCGCCGGCCTTCTCTTGATCGCGTCGCCGACCGGCGTGAGGATCGGGCTCGGCGACGGGCTCGTCGTGGTGTGCGCTTTCTGCTTCGCGATCCACTTCCTGCTTCTCGGACGGTTCGCCGGAAGCGCGCCGCTGGCGGCACTCGTGACGCTGCAGCTCGGCGTGACGGCCGTCGTGACCGGCTTACTCTCGGTCGCGACCGAGCGGGCTCCCATCCCGACCGAATCGGGCATCTGGGTCGCGATCCTCGCCACCGCGATCCTCGCGACCGTCTTCGCGTTCTTCATCCAGACGGGAGCGCAGCGGTTCATCCCGCCCTCGCGCACGGCGGTGATCCTCACGATGGAGTCGCCGATGGCCGCGCTGTTCGGCTTCCTGATGCTGAACGAACGGCTCACCGCGCGCGGATGGATCGGCGGGGGGCTGATCGTGGCGGGGATGTTGGTCGCGGAGCTCATGGCTCCGGCGAAGGAAGAAGTGTAG
- a CDS encoding HAMP domain-containing protein translates to MSLRARLTLISTVVLTVVIAIFGAGVYVLLERNLRSRIDSGLVQRAAEVGRAMHVAPGQVAINTFGFSKRNTYIQIVDADGTVAARSDALGPVVLPVDEPVLQVGQGKREPFTRDVNVDGTALRVYAKPLVDQLGAPVGTVLVAAPIDDVEDTLSRLRQILLLAGLAGIALAAGLSWRSARTALRPVEEIGATAQQIGMTGDLSRRVPAGGSDELGRLAEAFNTMLVRLEAAQNALSRSLATQRRFVDDASHELRTPLTIMRGNLEVVARNPAMPEHERAAALRDSIEEAERMTRLVDEALSSRFGRSAG, encoded by the coding sequence GTGAGCCTGCGGGCACGACTCACGCTGATCTCGACGGTCGTGCTGACCGTCGTCATCGCCATCTTCGGGGCCGGCGTGTACGTTCTGCTCGAACGGAACCTCCGCTCGCGTATCGATTCCGGATTGGTTCAGCGCGCCGCAGAGGTTGGACGCGCGATGCACGTCGCCCCCGGCCAAGTGGCGATCAACACCTTCGGGTTCAGTAAGCGCAACACCTACATCCAGATCGTCGACGCAGACGGGACGGTCGCCGCGCGGTCGGACGCGCTCGGGCCCGTCGTCCTGCCGGTGGACGAACCCGTCTTGCAGGTGGGGCAGGGCAAGCGTGAGCCGTTCACGAGAGATGTCAACGTCGACGGAACGGCACTACGCGTCTACGCCAAGCCTCTGGTCGACCAGCTCGGGGCTCCGGTGGGAACCGTGCTCGTAGCGGCTCCGATCGACGACGTCGAGGACACGCTTAGCCGGCTCCGGCAGATCTTGCTCCTCGCCGGTCTCGCCGGGATCGCACTCGCCGCCGGACTATCGTGGCGTTCCGCGAGGACGGCGCTCCGGCCGGTCGAGGAGATCGGCGCGACGGCGCAACAGATCGGGATGACCGGCGATCTTTCCCGGCGCGTTCCGGCGGGAGGCTCAGACGAGCTCGGCCGGCTCGCGGAGGCGTTCAACACGATGCTGGTGCGGCTCGAGGCCGCCCAGAACGCGCTCTCTCGATCGCTCGCGACCCAACGGCGGTTCGTCGACGATGCCTCACACGAGCTGCGCACCCCCCTCACGATCATGCGCGGGAACCTCGAGGTCGTCGCGCGCAACCCGGCGATGCCGGAACACGAGCGAGCGGCGGCGCTTCGCGACTCGATCGAGGAAGCCGAGCGGATGACGCGTCTCGTCGACGAGGCGCTGTCTAGTCGATTCGGGCGATCTGCCGG
- the thiH gene encoding 2-iminoacetate synthase ThiH, which translates to MTTLTADRTFSEELDAIGLRDIASRSVTASESDVTRALTRGAGERDLEDLAALLSPAAGARLEEIAQAAHRLTVRRFGKTVHMYAPIYLSNECLTTCTYCGFAKDLEIVRRTLTVAEAVREAEALTAHGFRHLLLLTGEHQKITGVDYLEQALRALSRVVPQLSIEVQVWSEDEYRRLVAAGCDGVVIYQETYDRAAYRDYHVAGRKRDYDWRLEGPERAGRAGIRRLGVGALLGLHDPWREEVIATAAHARFLTHRFWRSEVTVSVPRIRPSASGYVPRADVSDRELAQTICALRLFLPDAGIVMSSREAAGFRDALVPLGVTHTSAGSHTEPGGYTEPDAAEGQFEVNDTRTPRQVAAALSGIGYDVVWKDWDGVLRA; encoded by the coding sequence GTGACGACGCTCACCGCGGATCGAACGTTCTCCGAGGAGCTCGACGCGATCGGCCTGCGCGACATCGCCTCGCGTTCCGTGACTGCGAGCGAGTCCGACGTGACGCGTGCGCTCACGCGCGGGGCGGGGGAACGCGACCTGGAAGATCTCGCGGCGCTGCTCTCGCCGGCCGCCGGCGCGCGTCTGGAGGAGATCGCGCAGGCGGCGCACCGGCTCACCGTCCGGCGGTTCGGCAAGACTGTCCACATGTATGCGCCGATCTACCTCTCGAACGAGTGCCTGACGACGTGCACCTATTGCGGGTTCGCGAAGGACCTCGAGATCGTCCGGCGCACGCTGACCGTCGCGGAGGCGGTCCGTGAAGCCGAGGCGCTGACCGCGCACGGATTCCGGCATCTCCTGCTCCTGACGGGAGAGCACCAGAAGATCACCGGGGTCGACTACCTCGAGCAGGCCCTGCGCGCGCTGTCTCGCGTCGTGCCCCAGCTGTCGATCGAGGTCCAGGTCTGGTCGGAGGACGAGTACCGGCGGCTCGTCGCCGCCGGGTGCGACGGCGTCGTGATCTACCAGGAGACCTACGACCGCGCCGCCTACCGCGACTATCACGTCGCCGGGCGCAAGCGCGACTACGACTGGCGGCTGGAGGGGCCGGAGCGCGCCGGGAGGGCCGGCATCCGGCGCCTCGGCGTCGGCGCGCTGCTCGGCCTGCACGATCCGTGGCGGGAAGAGGTGATCGCCACAGCGGCACACGCGCGGTTCCTCACCCACCGGTTCTGGCGCTCGGAGGTAACGGTGAGCGTTCCGCGGATCCGTCCGAGCGCGAGCGGATACGTCCCGCGCGCCGACGTGTCCGACCGCGAGCTGGCTCAAACGATCTGCGCGTTGCGGCTGTTCCTGCCCGACGCCGGGATCGTGATGTCCTCGCGCGAGGCGGCCGGGTTCCGCGACGCCTTGGTGCCGCTCGGCGTCACCCACACGAGCGCCGGATCGCACACCGAGCCCGGCGGCTACACCGAACCCGACGCGGCGGAAGGGCAGTTCGAGGTCAACGACACCCGGACGCCACGGCAGGTCGCTGCTGCGCTGTCGGGGATCGGGTACGACGTCGTCTGGAAGGACTGGGACGGGGTACTCCGCGCCTAG
- a CDS encoding PASTA domain-containing protein, which translates to MAQDIGSDRRIASLVGGRYQITGLIASGGMGEVFQAHDRVLDRRVALKVLRAGIGSDADFIERFRKEATIAGRLSHPNIVQVYDFGRGEDGSAYMAMEFVDGQNLREVLNANGRLRPAIASRITAQVCAALEAARRAGLVHRDVKPENILLTADGGVKVADFGLSRTMAESRATQAGVLMGTAHYLAPEQVEGHPSDHRADIYALGVVLYEMLTGETPFTGDNPLVIAYQRVRNDVPKPSARVGGVPPGLDQVVARATARDADNRFASAAEMGESLRGATPRSDTGEVSTLVHPTTAIPIGTQETIQIRRRRGPRFTRRGLIVVAALVAALLASIPLLTGALAQVDVPAVQGATKADAQATLEKAGFKVATETENHPDIAAGRVIRTDPAAGISARKGSTVKLIVSAGPVTVQVPNVRNMKFEEAEKELSGKGLEVIKVEQFHATVAKGLVIDQDQNPGVIITQDTPITLTVSKGKERVTVPDVIGKTEAEATQLLSAAGLQITVERSNHATVPAGQVIDQSPGKGVKADKGSKVKIVVSNGPPKVAVPDLGCKTRAVAEDMAAAAGLKISFENDGNKVVDQTPPPGTQVPRGSTVTALMGKGVYC; encoded by the coding sequence GTGGCGCAGGACATCGGATCCGATCGCCGCATCGCAAGCCTCGTCGGCGGTCGCTACCAGATCACCGGCCTCATCGCCTCCGGCGGAATGGGTGAGGTCTTCCAAGCGCACGACCGCGTTCTGGATCGACGCGTCGCGCTGAAGGTCCTCCGTGCCGGCATCGGCTCCGACGCCGACTTCATCGAGCGCTTCCGCAAGGAAGCGACCATCGCCGGCCGTCTCTCGCATCCGAACATCGTCCAGGTCTACGACTTCGGCCGCGGCGAGGACGGCTCGGCCTACATGGCCATGGAGTTCGTCGACGGACAGAACCTCCGCGAGGTCCTGAATGCGAACGGCCGCCTTCGTCCCGCGATCGCCTCACGGATCACCGCTCAGGTCTGCGCCGCGCTGGAGGCGGCTCGCAGGGCCGGGCTGGTCCATCGCGATGTGAAGCCGGAGAACATCCTCCTCACTGCGGACGGCGGCGTGAAGGTGGCCGACTTCGGGCTCTCCCGCACGATGGCGGAGTCCCGCGCAACGCAGGCCGGCGTCCTGATGGGGACCGCGCACTACCTCGCGCCCGAACAGGTCGAAGGCCACCCGAGCGACCACCGGGCCGACATCTACGCGCTCGGCGTCGTGCTCTACGAGATGCTCACCGGTGAGACGCCGTTCACCGGAGACAACCCGCTCGTGATCGCCTATCAACGGGTGCGGAACGACGTGCCGAAGCCGAGCGCACGGGTCGGAGGCGTGCCGCCCGGGCTCGACCAGGTCGTCGCGCGAGCGACGGCGCGTGACGCCGACAACCGCTTCGCTTCGGCCGCGGAGATGGGCGAGTCGCTCCGCGGCGCGACGCCGCGCTCGGACACCGGCGAGGTGAGCACGCTCGTCCATCCGACGACGGCGATCCCGATCGGCACGCAGGAGACGATCCAGATCCGCCGCAGGCGCGGCCCGCGCTTCACGCGTCGTGGCCTCATCGTGGTTGCGGCGCTCGTGGCTGCGCTGCTCGCGTCGATCCCGCTCCTGACGGGCGCGCTGGCGCAGGTCGATGTCCCCGCGGTCCAAGGCGCCACGAAAGCAGACGCGCAAGCGACGCTCGAGAAGGCAGGCTTCAAGGTCGCAACAGAGACCGAGAATCACCCCGACATCGCAGCCGGACGCGTGATCCGGACCGATCCTGCGGCCGGGATCTCGGCGCGGAAGGGCTCGACGGTGAAACTGATCGTCTCGGCAGGGCCGGTGACGGTCCAGGTGCCGAACGTACGCAACATGAAGTTCGAGGAAGCCGAGAAGGAGCTGTCCGGCAAGGGCCTCGAGGTGATCAAGGTCGAGCAGTTCCACGCGACCGTCGCCAAAGGGCTCGTCATCGACCAGGACCAGAACCCGGGAGTGATCATCACGCAAGACACGCCGATCACCCTCACCGTCTCCAAGGGCAAGGAGCGCGTCACCGTTCCCGACGTGATCGGCAAGACCGAAGCCGAGGCGACGCAGCTCTTGAGCGCGGCCGGGCTGCAGATCACGGTCGAGCGTTCAAACCACGCGACGGTCCCCGCCGGGCAGGTCATCGACCAGAGCCCCGGGAAGGGCGTCAAAGCCGACAAGGGCTCGAAGGTCAAGATCGTCGTCAGCAACGGGCCGCCGAAGGTGGCCGTGCCCGACCTCGGTTGCAAGACGCGCGCGGTCGCGGAAGATATGGCGGCGGCAGCCGGGCTCAAGATCAGCTTCGAGAACGATGGGAACAAGGTCGTTGACCAGACACCACCTCCAGGAACCCAAGTTCCTCGAGGATCGACCGTCACCGCGCTCATGGGCAAAGGCGTGTACTGCTAG
- the thiS gene encoding sulfur carrier protein ThiS, translating into MSVLTVVANGKLREVPAGSTIRDLLDGVGWKPEWVVVERNGEPVERSAFAMTRLAEGDRLEIVRAVAGGASR; encoded by the coding sequence ATGTCCGTGCTGACCGTGGTGGCCAACGGAAAGCTGCGGGAGGTCCCCGCCGGCTCCACGATCCGCGACCTGCTCGACGGCGTCGGCTGGAAGCCCGAGTGGGTCGTCGTCGAACGCAACGGTGAGCCGGTCGAGCGAAGCGCGTTCGCCATGACACGGCTGGCGGAGGGCGACCGGCTCGAGATCGTGCGTGCCGTTGCCGGAGGCGCCTCGCGTTGA
- the thiE gene encoding thiamine phosphate synthase, whose translation MDPEEARAKLDAARLYLVTDGRDGGQELRTFLDEVLGAGVDVIQLREKELEAGPILERAEIFREACDHHGVPFIVNDRADLTFAAGADGVHLGQDDLPVGAARHLLGRNVIIGRSTHDPDQLRRAEAEDVDYLAVGPVHETPTKPGRPAAGTDLVRLAAAEVRKPWFAIGGIDDSNLDEVRTAGATRIVVVRAVTLSGDPGAAVKGLRAALG comes from the coding sequence ATGGATCCGGAAGAGGCGCGCGCGAAGCTCGACGCGGCGCGTCTGTATCTCGTGACCGATGGACGCGACGGGGGCCAAGAGCTGCGGACGTTCCTCGACGAGGTCCTCGGAGCCGGGGTAGACGTGATCCAGCTCCGCGAGAAGGAGCTCGAGGCCGGGCCGATCCTCGAGCGCGCCGAGATCTTCCGCGAAGCCTGCGATCATCACGGCGTGCCGTTCATCGTCAACGACCGCGCCGACCTGACGTTCGCCGCCGGAGCCGACGGCGTGCACCTCGGACAGGACGACCTGCCGGTCGGCGCGGCGCGGCATCTGCTCGGTCGCAACGTGATCATCGGGCGCTCGACGCACGATCCGGATCAGCTTCGACGAGCAGAGGCCGAGGACGTCGACTACCTCGCGGTCGGTCCCGTGCATGAGACGCCGACGAAGCCCGGCCGTCCGGCTGCCGGCACCGACCTGGTCCGTCTCGCCGCAGCCGAGGTGAGGAAACCCTGGTTCGCGATCGGCGGGATCGACGACTCGAACCTCGACGAGGTGCGAACGGCCGGCGCGACCCGGATCGTCGTGGTGCGAGCCGTCACGCTGTCCGGGGACCCGGGAGCCGCCGTGAAGGGTCTTCGCGCCGCGCTCGGCTGA
- a CDS encoding MFS transporter — MLLRRIVASPDAVLRAAAEPVTTGFADPTDPLVDGREIRWGSVADVAEEVERFGELTTDGDETTLTLRAVIDLRMPYFGFLFRPLIGRAVRRTLAHMADVIEARAAGRPEPPEPRRPIWAPRDRIEGSRAATIATICAALLVAGYCGGLFTNTLDYVADSFGASDADLGVALAVTRIGVLVGLVGATLADRTGRRRILLGAIIGVCVASIISAAAPNLVTFGAAQVFVRGFVQLAGIIGFVAVTEEAPEGSRAFLLAIAGMASGAGFALAAGLLPFADLAGEAWRLMYVIAGLGLFLLPGLARRLQETRRYTALSARAASSRAGELVDAVYGGRFLIAAAMGLLLGFFGSPSLQWTNRYLSDVHGYSGAGIFLLRSVTQGLPALLAIVAGGKLAESSGRRVVASRTTLALGIASIAFFLTGGAALWISMLVATVAGAMSGPALTAFNTELFPTEVRGRAGAVLLTFSVVGAAGGLLLTGYLADPLGDIGKAVALTCIAPIVVALFLIPRLPEGRGRALDELSPPEV; from the coding sequence ATGCTTCTCCGGCGCATCGTGGCGTCACCCGACGCCGTCCTTCGCGCGGCCGCCGAACCCGTTACAACGGGCTTCGCGGATCCGACCGATCCGCTCGTCGACGGTCGCGAGATCCGGTGGGGCTCCGTCGCCGACGTCGCCGAGGAGGTGGAGCGATTCGGCGAGTTGACGACCGACGGGGACGAGACCACGCTCACCCTGCGGGCGGTGATCGACCTTCGCATGCCGTACTTCGGCTTCCTCTTCCGTCCGCTGATCGGGCGAGCGGTTCGCAGGACGCTGGCGCACATGGCCGATGTGATCGAGGCGCGCGCCGCCGGCCGGCCCGAGCCTCCCGAGCCACGCCGTCCGATCTGGGCGCCGCGTGACCGGATCGAAGGCAGCCGCGCCGCAACGATCGCGACGATCTGCGCCGCGCTTCTGGTCGCCGGCTACTGCGGCGGACTGTTCACGAACACGCTGGACTACGTGGCGGACTCGTTCGGAGCATCCGACGCCGACCTGGGCGTGGCGCTCGCGGTGACGCGGATCGGGGTGCTGGTGGGGCTCGTTGGTGCGACGCTCGCAGACCGCACCGGCCGCAGGCGGATCCTGCTCGGGGCGATCATCGGCGTCTGCGTGGCGAGCATCATCTCGGCTGCGGCCCCGAACCTCGTGACGTTCGGCGCGGCGCAGGTCTTCGTCCGAGGGTTCGTTCAGCTCGCCGGGATCATCGGCTTCGTCGCCGTTACCGAGGAGGCGCCGGAAGGATCTCGGGCGTTCCTGCTCGCGATCGCCGGCATGGCGAGCGGGGCAGGGTTCGCGCTCGCCGCGGGACTGCTGCCGTTCGCGGATCTTGCCGGGGAGGCATGGCGCCTGATGTACGTGATCGCCGGCTTGGGGCTCTTCCTGCTCCCCGGCCTCGCGAGGCGCCTGCAAGAGACCCGGCGCTACACGGCGCTGTCCGCCCGTGCTGCCTCCTCGCGAGCCGGCGAGCTCGTCGACGCCGTCTACGGCGGACGTTTCCTCATCGCCGCGGCGATGGGTTTGCTGCTCGGCTTCTTCGGCTCGCCGAGCTTGCAGTGGACGAACCGTTACTTATCCGATGTCCACGGCTACTCCGGAGCTGGGATCTTCCTGCTCCGCAGCGTCACCCAAGGTCTCCCGGCTTTGCTCGCGATCGTGGCGGGCGGCAAGCTCGCCGAGTCGAGCGGCCGACGTGTTGTCGCGTCGCGGACGACGCTCGCGCTCGGGATCGCGTCGATCGCGTTCTTCCTGACCGGCGGCGCAGCGCTGTGGATCTCGATGCTGGTCGCGACCGTGGCCGGAGCGATGTCCGGGCCCGCGCTGACCGCGTTCAACACAGAGCTGTTCCCGACCGAGGTTCGTGGCCGGGCAGGCGCCGTGCTCCTGACGTTCAGCGTCGTCGGTGCAGCGGGTGGTCTCTTGTTGACGGGTTACCTCGCCGATCCGCTGGGCGACATCGGAAAGGCCGTGGCCCTCACGTGCATCGCGCCGATCGTCGTCGCGCTGTTCCTGATCCCTCGGCTGCCGGAGGGCCGCGGGCGGGCGCTCGATGAGCTCAGCCCGCCGGAGGTGTAA
- the aroF gene encoding 3-deoxy-7-phosphoheptulonate synthase — protein MVVVMSPAATDEEVAAVVEVIEDAGGETFVSRGKHRTLVGLVGDTERFMALPLPGMPGVDQVIRVGKPYKLVAAESRPTPSAVQVGPVTIGRDRFCVIAGPCAIETEDQAMTSARAAKAAGAHVLRGDAYKHRTSPYAFQGLARKGLEILAQMRAETGLPVVTEVLQTSDVEVVASYADIIRIGARNMQNFQLLREVGRMGRPVMLKRGLSATIEEWLMAAEYIAQQGNEDIILCERGIRTYEPMTRNTLDLSSVPLIHRLSHLPVIVDPSHSSGKRELVAPLALAAVAVGADGVMIDIHPHPETALCDGPQALTIEELSPLVADMAKVAAAVGRSLAKSSRGLSAVGE, from the coding sequence ATGGTGGTGGTGATGAGCCCGGCAGCGACCGACGAAGAAGTCGCGGCCGTGGTCGAGGTTATCGAGGACGCCGGCGGCGAGACCTTCGTCTCCCGCGGGAAGCACCGCACCCTTGTGGGCCTCGTCGGCGACACCGAGCGCTTCATGGCCCTGCCCCTGCCCGGCATGCCCGGCGTGGATCAGGTGATCCGGGTCGGCAAGCCCTACAAGCTCGTCGCCGCCGAGTCGCGTCCCACCCCGTCGGCCGTCCAGGTCGGGCCGGTGACGATCGGGCGCGACCGCTTCTGCGTCATCGCCGGGCCCTGCGCGATCGAGACCGAAGACCAGGCGATGACCTCAGCCCGCGCGGCCAAGGCCGCAGGAGCCCACGTGCTCCGCGGCGACGCGTACAAGCACCGGACCTCGCCGTACGCCTTCCAGGGCCTCGCGAGAAAAGGCCTCGAGATCCTGGCGCAGATGCGCGCGGAAACGGGCCTGCCGGTCGTGACCGAGGTGCTGCAAACCTCGGACGTCGAGGTCGTCGCCTCCTACGCCGACATCATCCGGATCGGCGCCCGGAACATGCAGAACTTCCAGTTGCTCCGCGAGGTCGGACGCATGGGCCGTCCCGTGATGCTCAAGCGGGGTTTGTCGGCCACGATCGAGGAATGGCTCATGGCCGCCGAGTACATCGCACAGCAAGGGAACGAGGACATCATCCTCTGCGAACGTGGGATCCGGACCTACGAGCCGATGACCCGCAACACGCTGGACCTTTCGTCGGTGCCGCTGATCCACCGGCTGTCCCACCTTCCGGTGATCGTCGACCCCTCGCACTCGAGCGGCAAGCGCGAACTCGTCGCGCCGTTGGCGCTCGCGGCGGTGGCGGTGGGCGCCGACGGCGTCATGATCGACATCCATCCGCACCCGGAGACGGCTCTGTGCGACGGCCCGCAGGCCTTGACCATCGAGGAGCTGTCCCCGCTGGTGGCCGACATGGCAAAGGTTGCGGCCGCCGTCGGCCGCTCGCTCGCGAAATCATCCCGAGGACTCAGCGCCGTCGGCGAATAG
- a CDS encoding complex I NDUFA9 subunit family protein, with product MKVLVTGGTGFVGSHLVRRLRDEGFEVRVLGRDTDGAPHGVEVLAGSIADPEAVRRAVEGVDAVVHLVAIIVERGSQTFEAVNHQGTGKLVTAMESAGVRRLVHQSALGAGPDERFPYLRSKWLGEQAVRGSSLEWTILRPSVLFGEGAGFFRPIVWSLRWAPVYPMPAGGRTRFQPLAIEDLATCVVRSLRGEQVGAALDIGGPEVLTFSDIVRTVMKALGKKRRMVSLPVWAARPFALVQGMRKEPLVTNQQLDMVVLDNTCAPDSVERAFGFPPVRMADTDLRWLARL from the coding sequence ATGAAGGTCCTGGTCACAGGCGGTACGGGCTTCGTCGGAAGCCATCTCGTCCGCAGGCTGCGAGACGAGGGGTTCGAGGTCCGCGTGCTCGGTCGCGATACCGACGGCGCTCCGCACGGCGTCGAGGTCCTGGCCGGAAGCATCGCGGACCCAGAAGCCGTTCGCCGGGCCGTCGAAGGCGTGGACGCCGTCGTCCATCTCGTCGCCATCATCGTGGAGCGCGGTTCGCAGACGTTCGAGGCGGTCAACCATCAGGGCACCGGCAAACTCGTGACCGCCATGGAGTCCGCCGGCGTTCGCCGGCTCGTCCACCAGTCGGCGCTCGGCGCCGGGCCCGACGAGCGGTTCCCCTACCTGCGCTCGAAGTGGCTGGGGGAGCAGGCGGTCCGTGGGTCCTCGCTCGAGTGGACGATCCTGCGGCCGAGCGTCTTGTTCGGGGAGGGAGCCGGATTCTTCCGTCCCATTGTCTGGTCGCTGCGATGGGCGCCCGTCTACCCGATGCCGGCCGGGGGCAGGACGCGGTTCCAGCCGCTGGCGATCGAGGACCTCGCCACCTGCGTCGTGCGGTCGCTTCGCGGCGAGCAGGTGGGAGCGGCGCTCGACATCGGCGGTCCCGAGGTGCTGACCTTCTCCGATATCGTTCGCACCGTCATGAAGGCGCTCGGCAAGAAGCGGCGGATGGTGTCCCTGCCGGTGTGGGCCGCGCGGCCGTTCGCGCTCGTGCAAGGGATGCGCAAGGAACCGCTGGTGACGAACCAGCAGCTCGACATGGTCGTGCTCGATAACACGTGCGCACCGGACTCGGTCGAGCGGGCGTTCGGGTTCCCGCCGGTCCGGATGGCCGATACGGATCTGCGATGGCTCGCGAGGCTGTGA
- a CDS encoding thiazole synthase has translation MDDRLIIAGRAFGSRLIVGTGKFPSGEAMRDALAASGTEIVTVALRRVDLDATGGPDILEFIDPERYLLLPNTSGAMTADEAVRLARLARTMGLPAWVKLEVTPDPRYLLPDPIETLRAAEILVTEGFTVLPYINADPVLAKRLEEAGCATVMPLGAWIGSNLGMRTRDAVRIIVEQAEVPVVVDAGLGAPSHAAEAMELGVDAVLVNTAIAVARDPSRMAIAFRKAVEAGRDAYVAGLAPQRIEAEASSPLTGFLDPMAPISP, from the coding sequence ATGGACGATCGACTCATCATCGCGGGGCGGGCGTTCGGCTCGCGGCTGATCGTCGGGACCGGGAAGTTCCCGTCCGGCGAGGCGATGCGCGACGCGCTCGCCGCCAGCGGAACCGAGATCGTCACGGTCGCGCTCCGCCGCGTGGACCTGGACGCGACCGGCGGCCCCGACATCCTGGAGTTCATCGACCCCGAGCGGTATCTGCTGTTGCCCAACACGTCGGGCGCGATGACCGCGGACGAGGCGGTTCGACTGGCGCGGCTTGCGCGCACGATGGGCCTTCCGGCGTGGGTGAAGCTCGAGGTGACCCCGGATCCTCGGTACCTGTTGCCCGACCCGATCGAGACGCTGAGGGCCGCCGAGATCCTCGTCACCGAGGGGTTCACGGTGCTGCCGTACATCAACGCGGACCCGGTGCTTGCGAAAAGGCTCGAGGAAGCCGGCTGCGCGACGGTGATGCCGCTCGGCGCATGGATCGGATCGAACCTCGGAATGCGGACGCGCGACGCCGTCAGGATCATCGTCGAGCAGGCGGAGGTGCCCGTGGTCGTCGACGCCGGGCTCGGCGCGCCGTCGCACGCGGCGGAAGCCATGGAGCTCGGGGTCGACGCGGTGCTCGTCAACACGGCGATCGCGGTCGCGCGGGATCCATCGCGGATGGCGATCGCCTTCCGCAAGGCGGTCGAGGCAGGGCGCGACGCGTACGTCGCTGGCCTCGCGCCGCAGCGGATCGAGGCCGAGGCGTCGAGCCCGCTCACGGGGTTCCTCGACCCGATGGCACCCATCTCGCCGTGA
- a CDS encoding response regulator transcription factor: MGGRVLVVDDDRRLRDMLRRVLEAEGFTVDTAEDGGHALAAISQRAFDLVVLDVLMPGVDGLGVARRLRQRGDPTPILMLTARDGVADRVAGLDAGADDYLVKPFALDELMARVRALLRRATGESGELLRFADVEVDPRTRQVTRGGRVIELTAKEWELLDFFMREPKAVHDRYRILDEVWRGEEVASNVLEVYVGYLRRKLGEPQLIQTVRGVGYTLKEPS; this comes from the coding sequence ATGGGTGGACGTGTCCTGGTCGTCGACGACGACCGCAGGCTTCGGGACATGCTCAGACGCGTCCTCGAGGCCGAGGGCTTCACGGTCGACACCGCCGAGGACGGCGGGCACGCCCTGGCGGCGATATCGCAGCGAGCTTTCGATCTGGTCGTGCTCGACGTGCTCATGCCCGGCGTGGACGGGCTCGGGGTCGCGCGGCGGCTGCGCCAGCGAGGCGATCCCACGCCCATCCTGATGTTGACCGCGCGCGACGGCGTCGCCGACCGGGTCGCCGGCCTCGACGCCGGCGCCGACGACTACCTCGTCAAGCCGTTCGCGCTCGACGAGCTCATGGCGCGGGTGCGGGCGTTGCTCCGGCGAGCGACCGGCGAGTCGGGCGAACTGCTTCGGTTCGCCGACGTCGAGGTCGACCCGCGCACGCGGCAGGTGACCCGCGGCGGCCGGGTGATCGAGCTCACCGCGAAGGAATGGGAGCTACTCGACTTCTTCATGCGCGAGCCGAAGGCGGTTCACGACCGGTACCGGATCCTCGACGAGGTCTGGCGCGGGGAAGAAGTGGCATCGAACGTCCTCGAGGTGTACGTCGGGTACCTGCGTCGCAAGCTCGGTGAGCCGCAACTGATCCAAACGGTACGCGGCGTGGGATACACGCTCAAGGAGCCGTCGTGA